One Mangifera indica cultivar Alphonso chromosome 4, CATAS_Mindica_2.1, whole genome shotgun sequence genomic region harbors:
- the LOC123212845 gene encoding SWI/SNF-related matrix-associated actin-dependent regulator of chromatin subfamily D member 1-like — MAISSGVFSTAFLSPESASFLKPSFRPNLVAPGNLRMVRTVTLATASKPATGKREPRGIMKPRPVSPEMQSLVGVPEIPRTQALKRIWAYIKEHNLQDPENKKIIVCDEKLKKIFGGKDRVGFLEIAGLISPHFL; from the exons ATGGCAATCTCCTCCGGCGTTTTCTCCACCGCTTTTCTGTCCCCCGAAAGTGCGTCTTTCCTCAAGCCGTCCTTCAGACCTAACCTTGTCGCGCCCGGTAATCTTCGCATGGTTCGTACTGTGACCTTAGCCACTGCCTCCAAGCCCGCGACCGGAAAGCGCGAACCTCGAGGCATTATGAAGCCTCGCCCCGTGTCCCCTGAAATGCAATCTCTTGTCGGTGTCCCTGAAATCCCCCGCACGCAGGCTCTCAAACGGATTTGGGCTTATATCAAAGAACACAATCTTcag GATCCTGAAAACAAGAAGATCATAGTTTGTGATGAGAAGCTGAAGAAGATATTTGGAGGAAAGGATAGAGTTGGCTTCCTTGAGATTGCTGGGTTGATTAGTCCTCATTTCCTGTAA
- the LOC123213035 gene encoding uncharacterized protein LOC123213035, whose amino-acid sequence MEKKQSFFSALKDEVVRGLSPSRSRSRSASPARAMSSLLRRRKSQSSSHHYMANAEQLISRSGSLRPVVGEALEPLMEGPDPDGGEVGDSKRVGSGLGQWVKGQLSRTPSVTAMAYKRSDLRLLLGVMGAPLAPVHVSNSDPLPHLSIKDTPIETSSAQYILQQYTAASGGQKLQNSIRNAYAMGKVRMVASEFETATRTVKNRNTSRCTESGGFVLWQMNPDMWYVELAVGGSKVHAGCNGKLVWRHTPWLGAHTAKGPVRPLRRALQGLDPTTTASMFADAKCIGEKRINGEDCFILKLCADPQTLKARSEGPAEIIRHVLFGYFSQKTGLLVHMEDSHLTRIQLNGGDAVYWETTINSFLDDYRPVEGIMIAHSGHSVVTLFRFGEVAMSHTKTKMEEAWTIEEVAFNVPGLSIDCFIPPADLRSGSISEACELPQDERGKSAIGLAAHRAKVAALEKDMIVT is encoded by the exons ATGGAGAAGAAACAAAGCTTCTTCTCTGCTCTCAAAGACGAGGTTGTTCGCGGGCTTTCCCCCTCTCGGTCTCGGTCGCGGTCAGCCAGCCCCGCCCGAGCCATGTCGTCGCTGCTTCGGAGGAGGAAATCCCAGAGTTCGTCGCACCACTACATGGCGAATGCGGAGCAGTTAATTTCGAGATCCGGGAGTCTGAGGCCCGTGGTGGGGGAGGCTCTGGAGCCTTTAATGGAAGGCCCGGATCCGGATGGTGGGGAAGTTGGTGATTCTAAGAGGGTCGGGTCGGGTTTGGGGCAGTGGGTTAAGGGACAGTTGTCGAGGACGCCATCTGTTACTGCGATGGCTTATAAGAGGTCTGATCTTAGGCTGTTGCTTGGTGTTATGGGTGCACCATTGGCCCCGGTGCACGTTAGCAACAGTGACCCTTTACCTCACTTGAGCATCAAAGACACTCCCATT GAAACTTCGTCGGCTCAGTACATATTGCAGCAGTACACGGCGGCCTCTGGTGGGCAGAAGCTACAAAACTCTATTCGTAATGCTTATGCCATGGGGAAGGTTAGAATGGTAGCCTCAGAGTTTGAAACTGCTACTCGAACTGTTAAGAATCGGAACACCTCTAGATGTACTGAGTCTGGTGGATTCGTGCTCTGGCAGATGAATCCGGACATGTGGTATGTTGAACTTGCTGTGGGAGGTAGTAAGGTCCATGCTGGCTGCAATGGCAAGCTCGTTTGGAGGCACACTCCTTGGCTTGGTGCTCACACTGCTAAAGGGCCTGTTAGACCCTTGCGGCGTGCTCTACAG GGTCTTGATCCAACAACAACAGCTAGTATGTTTGCTGATGCTAAGTGTATCGGAGAGAAAAGGATCAATGGTGAGGATTGCTTCATTCTCAAGCTCTGTGCAGATCCTCAGACTCTGAAGGCCAGGAGTGAAGGTCCTGCAGAGATCATTCGACATGTGTTGTTCGGTTATTTCAGTCAAAAGACTGGACTTCTTGTTCACATGGAGGATTCCCATCTTACCCGCATCCAATTAAATGGTGGTGATGCAGTTTACTGGGAGACCACAATAAATTCATTCCTTGATGATTACAGACCAGTTGAAGGGATTATGATTGCACATTCTGGCCATTCTGTGGTGACACTTTTTAGATTTGGAGAAGTTGCAATGAGCCATACTAAAACAAAGATGGAAGAAGCCTGGACTATTGAGGAGGTTGCATTTAACGTTCCAGGTTTGTCAATAGATTGTTTTATCCCCCCAGCTGACCTTAGGTCAGGGTCCATCAGTGAAGCCTGTGAGCTGCCTCAGGATGAAAGAGGAAAGAGTGCAATCGGGTTAGCTGCACATCGAGCTAAAGTTGCCGCATTGGAAAAGGACATGATAGTAACATGA
- the LOC123212844 gene encoding classical arabinogalactan protein 9-like — protein MVHKARFFIALFCIVIAGVAGQSPATSPTATPAPPTPTTPTASPPVSTTPPPTSSPPPATTPPPVSAPPPATPPPVSAPPPATPPPATPPPATPPPATPPPATPPPATPPPATPPPATPPPATPPPATPPPATPPPAVPPPAPLASPPASVPAPAPSKKPKVLAPSPLGLSPTVGAPGPSLTSDSPGPSQTDISGVQKVWTMEKMAESLVLGWAMVILLL, from the exons ATGGTTCACAAAGCACGTTTCTTTATTGCATTGTTCTGCATTGTTATTGCCGGCGTTGCGGGTCAATCGCCGGCCACTTCACCAACCGCCACTCCGGCGCCTCCTACACCGACGACACCAACTGCCTCTCCACCTGTTTCCACCACTCCGCCACCAACTTCATCCCCACCACCCGCAACGACTCCTCCCCCCGTCTCTGCCCCTCCCCCGGCAACGCCACCACCAGTTAGCGCTCCTCCCCCCGCTACTCCCCCGCCAGCCACTCCTCCTCCGGCAACTCCTCCACCAGCTACCCCACCTCCGGCTACACCTCCACCTGCCACTCCCCCACCAGCAACTCCACCACCAGCCACTCCACCACCAGCCACCCCACCACCTGCTACACCTCCTCCAGCTACTCCACCCCCCGCTGTTCCTCCACCAGCTCCACTTGCTTCTCCTCCAGCCTCAGTACCAGCTCCCGCCCCCAGCAAGAAACCAAAGGTTTTGGCACCTTCACCTCTGGGCTTGAGCCCCACAGTGGGTGCGCCCGGTCCCAGCCTTACATCAGACTCTCCTGGTCCATCTCAGACTGATATC AGTGGGGTACAGAAGGTGTGGACAATGGAGAAGATGGCGGAGAGCCTGGTGTTGGGATGGGCTATGGTGATATTACTACTTTAG